From Corticium candelabrum chromosome 9, ooCorCand1.1, whole genome shotgun sequence:
acacacacacatgtcgCTACTTGTGCATCTTGTATGCTTGTGTTTCTTCAGAAGCGCGAGGTGAACACTCTGCTCGGCGACATCATCAAACACATGACACCCGATCGAGCATTCCAAGACTACTACCCACAACTGCAGTCAGTTGTCGTGAAGGTGTTATCACACATGCATGATTTCTCAACCGTCTTTGCTATGGTAAGACACAAGTCTTCCACAGAATGGCgtccataattaattaattaattatttttaggACAAGTTTCTTCCATTTATTGACATGTTTCAGAAGGAGGCTGTACGCGTGGAAATGTGTAGAAACATTGTGGAAGCGTTTGTCACGTAGGTTGCTATGTGAGAGACGAGGTGTCTAGTGTGTACATACGaatgttttgttgatttagCCATCAACGTGAGCTGACGAACGATCCGGTTGTTATCAACTCGATTATGTCAATTTGCAAGATCATGCACGACTTTGTCAAGTAAGATACAGCAAGGCTGGTCGTATAGTATCGCTACAGTACAACCCGATTATCTGGTTTGGTAACTTTCTGAGACTCGGtcatacattgacagtcaagtacataatgaacaaatatttaattaattaatatatgacAATATTAAGTCAACAATGACTCGACATGTTTACACATTCAATGATTAGCTGTAAGGAGGTCCTCTGTGGTTCCAATTTTGGATTAGGTGTACAGGTTTCTGTGTTGGAATGATGTCACGTGGGAAACATGTGATAGACACGTGCTTTTTGGGCGGAAATAAATTTTTCTGGATTATCAAAATGTCCGGTTAATCGAGGCTGTACTGTACAGAGTCATTGATATGTACAGTATGGGCAGTAAGGAACCCAACATTTTGTGGTGTGCCTATCGTATTGTATTGCGTATAGTATGGTATGctactgtattgtattggataTGGTATGGTATTCTGTTCTGTCTTATTGGTACTGTGTATACTATGGTATTGTATTCTATGGTATTGGTATTGGGTATCATACCGTATCATAGTCTATCGTGTATTCTATCGTAGGGTATTCTATCATAGGGTATTCTATCATACATGTACTGGTATTGGGTATTGTATCCTATCCAGTGGTTCCCCCAGAAATATTAGAAGGCAGAGCGGAATACTCCGTGAAGTGGGCGTTACCCAATGCCACGTCCAATGGCAGTTAAAAGTATATTTTACAGATCAATGAGACTCAACTGTGTCAAGCTCTAGAAATTTCGTCGTCCTTGCTCGACAGTGCGCGGGTTGCTTCTATAGAGACAGCTGATTCATGGCACGAGCTGCTTTCATGCTCTAGTAGACTTTGGCGAGTGATTGTTTTACATGGGATATTAATGTAAATAGCTTTACCTAGTGCACATCTTTTAGTCCTAGATTGTGTCTTTCGACAAAGAGAGCACAGCAGTGACTGTGTCTCCTTTTTTGCCTCACTACAGCTAGAAGCCATAGCTGGGATGTCATTTAGTCACTGGCAATCTACTCCAGTCGTCCTGTGCTTCATCAGTTGCCGcttgttttctttcaacaatgcagGTATTCTCATTTTCAACAGCGTTGCTCGTAAAGAAAGACTCAATAGTTGTCTGCGACGACCGCATGACACGTGCACTTCGCTGacatgtatacgtatataccAACTTGCACGTGAACACCAGCTGCGAAAGCATGGTTTAAGGGCTGCATGTGTGGGTGTAAAAGTGTTCCACACAATTAGTCCGCACAATTAGATGCCACCCGctgtcttagttaattaatttaataagcttactttgagatcctcaagtcttggcatctgAATGATCTACTCTACCTAAAAGCTTAATTGCTTAGAATAAGGCAGAGCGGCCCACtctgccaaaagatcctggggagaacactgctaTCCTATTGTATGGTATCGTGtcttttattgtattgtaagtGTATCGCTGTGAGCTTACtcataggcgtaggaagcatGGGGCAATGGGGGCACTTGGCCCCCGCAGATTTTATCTTGTGGGCGCAAAATCAGAAACGGCTACTATAGTCCTCGAGTCTGATATCACTGTGCTTGGTCACCTTTACTTACCAATTTGTACCAAGGCATTGTGATACTGTTTAACGTATTCGGGATAGTTCCGTTATCCGGGTATGGCACTCAGGTACCGTATTACATACGTGTTTTCGAAATGAGCTAGCAGCAAGTCAAACTTACGGCTACTTGGTCTTGGGTTGCTAGCAAGCGACTGTGTCTAACCAGTCAGGATGGTAGTGGGTGGTGTCATAGAGGCATATTTTTGTGCCCCATAGTCTGCTCACCCTTCCTACGCTTCTGCTTACTTATTGCTGGTACTGTAGTCATAGGATGTGTGTACTAAGGCTGCACCGATAGTTGGATCACTATAGGATGTCAGTTCATATAGCATTCTAATCATACAGTAAGTAATTTATGCCATGGTCATGTGATCACAAGTGCCTATGCTTGcagtacagcaagtgtgcaataagttaTTTCCGGTTTATACTGCACACTCGCTTATTGCACAGTTTTCACTTGCCATACAGTTTGTTATATACACCATCTAGGTAGGCTCTCGTGATTGGTTGTATTGTATATCACATATGACCATGGTATAGAGTTTATGTTCTGCAGCATTATTCCAAGTTTTTTTGGCTAAGTCTACTCCAAGAGATATATTAGTGTCTGGTCCACAGTTCTTAATTTGACTCAGCCAGTTATCTAGTATGTATAAAGCtccaattgtgtgtgtgtgtgtgtgtgtgtgtgtgtgtgtgtgtgtgtgtgtgtgtgtgtgtgtgtgtgtgtgtgtgtgtcactgtgtatgttCATGATACGTGGCCACGTTGTTTGTCCGTTCACAATcaaaatcggcacgcacactgcACACGAAGGGGAAGGTTTGCATGAAGAATTCAATAAAAATTACACAGGGTTCCCTCTTGAGGGGTTGACCCCGCGTAGATTTCTTGATGACACAAACGCTatacattccagttcattctaacacacacccacactagtcctgtgtagactgtacgtgttgTATCGAATATTTTTGTTGATTGAAGCTACTCTTCTCACACTTTCGTTTCTTTTCAAATTCTAATAGCacttgcactgaatccaacctacatgttttctgtaccaagcactacacagggagtgtgttgatttctatcgaaaaaagcgagaagagcaagatttgaattcattcagaacatccaggaccttgcaacaaagattgcacgtgacgtgtccacatgCGCTCAGACTGCATCTTCCATCAGAGCCCTACGGTATTCGGCCTGTTTGACATAGCACGTATCTAGTTTTTGCTCGAGGCCCAGATATCCGGCCTAAGGTATAGTAatcagggttctcgctacagcaTGGCAGCGTGACGCAGTGCCATGCTGCAGTAGGAGTGCGTCACGCTCAGAAACAGTAGctaggagtccaaagtcttacagctaaggaatgtttgagaattccacacaactgaaacacaatactaaaggtgacaatagccacaaatctagACTCTTACAAAATTAACTCTGGATGATATCCTTGTTCCAACGTACTcacaagtgttgattgcagtccctGATGCGTTGCCTACGATTCTAGTTCCAGATGCCCTTCCAGTGACCCGGAAATAGTTTCACGTAGTCAGACCCTCTGCCATCATACAACCAGAAGTATGATagcggagagggtctggctacgcgagactaacccGGAAAGCACACCTGTTCAGGCTTTTGTCTAGGAAGTAGAAtgtactctagactagtcatggcttcatgCGAAGCAACAACAGCTGTCCACGTCAATCAACGCTTGACGAGACAGACTTTCCTTAGTTTTGTATTGCGCATGCACAACCTTTCGTTAGCTACAAAAGGGCTTACTGGCAATCGAagttgattttcttgccatggcacttgaacgtatgttacacgcaatagctTAACGCAAAGTTTACCTCACATAAGATCGGTTCCAGTGCACATGTCCGACTGTaaagagcagactgcatgcgtCGTTGACCCGCCCATCCCGTCACgctcccaaaaatctctagcgagaaccctgagCAGTCATCCGACGTGcaaccgtatttatactcgaatAGTGCAGATCCAAATGAAGCTGTtttgaccaatagacgagaagtcgtgtcattaccaaccaatagacgaatgtgatgtcatcttATGGCTCCATCTCTCTTTGTTTGCCAGCTGTGCTACGAGGATTCAGTCATCGGGTGttcgtcctgtacatggtttCTTTATATTGTTATGTTTATGCTATGCCCACCAAATAAATCTGAGATAAAAGTCATGCGGGTGGCGACCAcaaactaatatatttattgaagTGGCTTAATCAAACTGTACCCAAGGGCACCGTAGTTGAGTTAGTTAAAAAAAACCTAAGACTATGGCAAAAATTCAACAGCAAAAAATGTTACTCAGTGTTACAGAAGGCATTCGGACATGCCAAGGTGTTGAGAGATGAAGCCGTCtttattgattatttgtgAGATGAATGTTATTGTAACTGCCTTACATGCAAGCAAACCTTTCCGTATTAGAGATTTGTCGTGTCACTTCACGTGTTTGTATGTTCGTCTAGTGCATTGACTCTCACCGACGATCGACGGCAGATCTCCAGTCTAATCATCGGTTTTATGAGACGAGTACGTTGTCTCACATAATACCATACAAAGCAGCATACGAAACTACCAACATGTTTATCTAGATTCATTTCGGGCAAGACTTTGAGCAGCAGCTGACGTTTTGCGTCGACGCTCGAAGCTCGTTCTGCAACCTGGAACCGGCCTTGATCTTTCTAGTACATGTCAGTGCATTTATCATTGATTTCAATCAGAGAAAAAGTGGCAATTTGTGTGGTATGATCAGATGGTAAACCGACTAGCAGTGGACACCAACCGGGTGGTGAGAGGCAATCATACTCGCAAGACTGCGGCTTTCGTTCGTGTATGCATAGCACATCACGTCTCGGTTACCAGTCACTGTGATTCGTGATTTTTTTCTACGTTCTAGGCTTGTTTCGCATACACATACATCACCATCCCGTCTATTCCGAGTATATTCAGTCGTCTTCAGTTGTACCTTGTCTCTGCTCAAGTAGCAATCATCAATCAAGCACTCACTCAAGGTGTGACGTACGTTTTTGTTGTGATTGCAAACGGGCAagagttttgtgttgtaggcGACGCTTTCTTGAAAGCGGCAACTACTTGTGTTGCAGAGGTTCCGAGGGTACTCGGTGAGTAATGGAgagggtgtgtgtgtcgttGTGGTCGACGACGTGTGGTGTGAATGTTGTAGATGATGATGGTAAGAGCAAGGCGACCGAGGGTATTCTGGTTAGCTACATAAGACACTTTGTGTCGAGCCTGCTCGTTGTCCCGGTATGTTGTAGTGACCATGGGAATAATTGTGTGCCATTTAttactgttgtttgtttttgtgtgtgtgtgtgtgtgtgtgtgtgtgtgtgtgtgtgtgtgtggtgtatgtgtgtgtgtgtatcatagGATCATCCCGATCATGGTGTGGCATACATTCTAAAGGGTCTCATGAATGTTTTGGAGGAGTATGTTTGGTGAGTTGGATGGAGACTGAGTTGGGCCGTGTGTGTGAGGTGTTTTGCTTGATTTAGGGATAGTGGTGATTCTAAGGCTGAGATTTATATGAATGTTATTGTTCTGCTTTCGGCATTGAGTCAGGTTTGTGACGATAGATtgtggacgtgtgtgtgtgtgatggtgGAGTTTTTTGTGTAGGAGGTATACATGCATAGTGTACAGAATGGTAAGTACATAGTAGTAACATACAGGAGTACAGTTTaatgtgtatggtgtgtgtgtgtgtgtgtgtttgtttgtttgtttttgtgtttgtttgttgatgtgtttgtttgtttcttttgtgtttgtgtttgtttgtgtttgtttgtttgtgtgtatttatatgggtgtgtttgtttgtttatttgtttggttttatgtgtgtttgtttttgcattttttgtgtgtgtttatttgtttgtgtgtgtttgtttgtgtgtgtttgtttgtgtgtgtgtttgtttgtttgtttgtttgtttgtttgttgtgtgtgtgtgtgtgtgtgtgtgtgtgtgtgtgtgtgtgtgtgtgtgtgtgtgtgtgtgtgtgtgtgttgccatTTTATGTTGCATTGTATGTTGTATTACTATGTAGTTGACTTGAACGACAGTTTATATGGTGGAGATAGCAAGTATGTGGCAGAGCTTTCAAAGATTGCAGACATTCTTATCACCAAGGTCTTGGAGCACCTGCATAATTTGTCAACAGGCAGTGGCGAAGTGAGCCAAATCACCAACCTCCCCCTACCCCCCCCCCGAAACTCTATGATCTTGAAACTCATTGCAATGCATTCTTTCTGCAGAACAAGAAGAGACAATCTGCTCTTGCACTCGAATTCTTtagcaggtgtgtgtgtgtgtgtgtgtgtgtgtgtgtgtgtgtgtgtgtgtgtgtgtgtgtgtgtgtgtgtgtgtgtgtgtgtgtgtgtgtgtgtgtgtgtgtgtgtgtgtgtggtgtctgtctgtctgtctgtctgtctgtctgtctgtgtctgtgtgtatacagtatgtatgtacagtatgtatgtatgtatgtatacatttgtgtgtaaacGTTGTGTTCATCTGCAGGCTTGTCAGTCATGCTGATGTCAGTCACCCTAGGATGGCAGAACTCGCACAAAATCTCTGGAATCTAGTACAAAAGCACGGCCTGGCGGACACCAGCTTGATGGTGAAATTGTGACGTGTTAGTACATAGTGACGCATTTCACCTTTTCTCTCTCCGTGCGCAGGTGCGAGCTGTTCAACACGTGAAACAGAGAGCATGCGAGAAGGGAGGAGACGCATTTGCCAGACTCGCACAGAAAATGTCGCTTCAATCGAGAACTTAGTAAACGCGATCAAACACGCTTTTTCTTGGGTTTATTGGAAGGGAATTGGGTTTGTATTGAAGTCTGCAATTGTCATACCtctcattaattaagctaGAAAACCCTGTTACATTGTCAACCCTATCAATACTGATGCATACGCCACTAAAATATCAAAATGCAAATACTATACAGtgagttgctgctgttgctgctatTTAGTTAGTGCCTCGCGCTAGCTACGCCCTTTATGATGCTATAAACGCCACCCTTTTAGCTCCCTGCACCTCCTCCCACAGACTTCTCAGCGTATTCCGTTCTGCCATCTTCTTGGCGAGCATGTCTTCCAGCCGCTTGTTCTCCGACTCCAAGCGCCGCACCTGCTCGTCCAGAGTGCCCTGCTCGCTCTTCTTCTTTATTCTGTATCTCGTTGCGGCATCTCTGTTCTGCACGCGCTTGCGTGCCTTGCGTGCAGTCGACTTCTTCGACTTGGTGGTCGACTCCTGCTGACACGAGGAGGAAGTAGAACCGCTCTTGGATGTGACGAGTTGTTGAGGAGACGCAGCATCACAGTAGTCGGTCAGAACTAGTTCTTGCGGCTCAGACGGTTTGAGAGAAGACAGAATCTTGAACTGCAGTGGTGCTTGTTTAGGTTCGCCGAAAACATTGTCCGGCAACGAGGAGCCAGTCGAAGAAGGAGAGCCGAAACTGGAAACAGAGACCGGCGACTGCTCGCCTGCCGACAAACTGGAAACAGAGACCAGCGACTGCTCGCCTGTCGACAGACTGCTCAGACTCGCGCTGTCGAGCACGAGTTTCTCCAACGGTTGCTGCGGCAACAGAAACGAGTCGGAACCCAGACATTCGCTTAGCCAATCACGTTCGAACGAGTCTAAAAATAGCAACAAGGATGACTCATGGGGTCACAAGACCGGGAACATTCCCTTTCTCACCTTCTCCCAAAGTGGGGACCGACTGGTTTTGAAGAGCGTCAAAGGCTCCCGCATTGACGAAGTCGCCGCAGACGAAGTCTCCTAACGAGGAGACATCAGGAAATGCGCCAACCGGGTCGCTATCACGAAACGGAGGCGGCAGAAAGAAATCCAGCAGATCCTGAGCCATGTCTGTGATTGGTCACTCTTCTACGCAACGATTTTCTTCTCAATGGAAGCAAAGAACCACGCAAAACGAAACGCAACCTGTCGGGAGGGTAAAAAACAAGCGACATCACACGGCGAATGGCGACAAACCGCATCCACGGGCGACTACTTACGccatatttctgtttgttcgACTTGAAGCACGAGGTGCTCCGCTTTTTAGCACTCCATGACCACGAACTCGTAGAGAACTTGGTGATGTAGTCGACACGAGGTGAGATGGGACTTTGACCCGACAAGCAAAAGCACCAGCCAATGAACGATACGAACACAGCATCACGTGacaataaagtcacgtgataatgacGTCTACTTTTCCAGCGAATAAACCAATCAACGAGCGTCAGTAATTACTAGCCAGACCTTAGGCAAGCGCAGGTCGCTACCTGCCCGTTCTCGTTTCACAATGCCCGAATCTCGTCCCAACTCCAATCCTCCATCAGAGAAACCGCACCACTACAGGCCAGTGACTCTAacccacccatccatcccACCCGACTACACACACAGTACCAGTGATCGTGACGTAATACAAACTTTCTCTTTGCAGCTATCTCAAGGGCTTTCGCACGGAGCAGTGCCTGCTTTTTCTACAGCACAAATGCACTCAACATCGTCCCTTCACCTGCTTCAACTGGCACTTTGCAAACCAACGCCGCCGACGTCCGCGAATCCGTCGCGACGGCCACTTCACCTACAGCGCCGACGTCTACTGCACGGTATACGACGAAACAACAGGAACGTGCCCGAATGGCGACGAGTAAGCGCGTCTACCCGAATAACTAGTTATCTCTTTATCCCGATTTATTTTCACTCTGAAGGCGTGGGCGTGGCTCATAATTGAATTAAATATTTTGCGGTTTGATTTCTTTCAGTTGTCGTTTCTTGCATCGCAATAGCGGCGACACGGAGCGTCGATATCACTTGCGGTACTACAAGACGGCGACGTGCGTGTACGATACGGACAGCAAGGGCAACTGCTCGAAGAACGGCGCGCACTGCTGCTTTGCTCACTGCGCCGAGGATCTGAGACAACCGGTGTACGACCCGAACGAAGGCCATGGCGTGGAGAACGGTCCCGCTGCGGCGTCCGGTGCGCTTCGCGGCGATTTGGCTCCCGGGTCGCCTCCGAAAGCGCCGATGAGCGCGTTGCAGCATTCGTCTCCTGCTGCGGCTCCGCATAACCTCGTCAAGGTGAATGCGGAGAGAGACAAGGGATTTGTGTTGGAGGATATGAGATGGCACGGTGAGTGTCCAGTCATACACTTGAGTGTATTTCAGGCCTTCTAaggtttttatttttagtatttatttttatttttagtatttatttttattttttagtatttatttttatttttagtatttatttttattttttagtatttatttttattttttagtatttatttttatttttagtatttatttttattttttagtatttatttttattttttagtatttatttttatcttttagtatttatttttattttttagtatttatttttattttttagtatttatttttattttttagtatttatttttatttttagtattaatttttatttttagtatttatttttattttttagtatttatttttattttttagtatttatttttattttttagtat
This genomic window contains:
- the LOC134184795 gene encoding cyclic AMP-dependent transcription factor ATF-4-like is translated as MAQDLLDFFLPPPFRDSDPVGAFPDVSSLGDFVCGDFVNAGAFDALQNQSVPTLGEDSFERDWLSECLGSDSFLLPQQPLEKLVLDSASLSSLSTGEQSLVSVSSLSAGEQSPVSVSSFGSPSSTGSSLPDNVFGEPKQAPLQFKILSSLKPSEPQELVLTDYCDAASPQQLVTSKSGSTSSSCQQESTTKSKKSTARKARKRVQNRDAATRYRIKKKSEQGTLDEQVRRLESENKRLEDMLAKKMAERNTLRSLWEEVQGAKRVAFIAS